In one window of Tumebacillus algifaecis DNA:
- a CDS encoding MbtH family protein, translating into MINPFEMTNGIYLVLKNEEGQYSLWPAFAFIPDGWDVVYGQASKEACLDFINSNWSDLRPTSLNRSEGAAAGEKR; encoded by the coding sequence ATGATCAATCCATTTGAAATGACAAACGGGATCTACTTGGTATTGAAAAATGAAGAAGGCCAGTACTCACTCTGGCCAGCCTTCGCTTTTATACCGGACGGTTGGGACGTTGTGTACGGGCAAGCGAGCAAGGAAGCGTGTCTTGATTTTATCAATTCGAACTGGAGCGATTTGCGACCGACTAGCTTGAATCGGTCGGAGGGCGCGGCTGCTGGTGAAAAACGATGA